tgtagaaagatcagctagaagaaatcaccttgtagagagttcagcttcaaagaaacaatcatgtgagagttcaggtacaaacaaattgtcctgtagagagatcagctagaagaagttaccttgtagagagttcagctacaaagaaaccatcatgtagatagttcaggtacaaacaaatcaccctgtagaaagatcggctatagaagaaatcaccttgtagagagttcagctacaaagaatctatcgtgtagagagtttaactacaaacaaatcaccctgtagaaagatcagctatagaagaaatcaccttgtagagagttcagctacaaagaaaccatcatgtagagagttcagctacaaacaaatcggcctgtagagagatcagctagaagaaattaccttgtagagagttcagctacaaagaaacaatcatgtagagagttcagctgcaaacaaatcacctgtagagagttcagctagaaacaagtcaccctgtagagagatcagctagaaacaagtcaccttgtagagagttcagctagaagaagtaacattgtagagctacaaagaagctaccatgtagagttcagctgcaaacaaatcaccctgtagagaactcagctacaaacaaatcgccctgtagaaagattagctagaagaagttactttatagggagttcagctatgaacagatcaccctgtagagagttcagctacaaacaaatcaccctgtagagagttaagttacaaagaaaccaccatgtagagagttcagctgcaaaaaaaatcaatcactctgtagagagttcagctagaagaagtcaccttgtagagagttaagctgcaaataaatcaccctgtagagaattcagctacaaacaaatcaccctgtagaaagatcagctagaagaagttaccttgtagagagttcagctacaaagaaaccaccatgtagagagttcagctgcaaacaaatcacctgtagagaattcagctagaaacaagtcaccctgtagagagatcagctagaaacaagtcaccctgtagagagttcagctagaagaagtcacattgtagagagttcagctacaaagaaactaccacgtagagaatccagctgcaaacaaatcatcctgtagagagttcagctagaagaagtcaccttttagagagttcagctacaaagcaaccaccatgtaaagagttcagctgcaaaaaactcaatcaccttgtagaaagatcggctagaagaagttaccttgtagagagttcagctacaaagaaaccaccatgtagagagttcagctgcaaacaaatcacctgtagagagttcagctagaaacaagtcaccctgtagagagttcagctagaagaagtcacattgtagagagttcagctacaatgaaactcccatgtagagagttcagctgcaaacaaatcaccctgtagagaactcagctacaaacaaatatgcagtgaaaaagatcagctagaagaagttaccttgtagagagttcagctacaacgaaaccaccatgtagagagttcagctacaaacaaatcacctgtagagagttcagctagaaacaagtcaccctgtagagagatcagctagaaacaagtcaccttgtagagagttcagctagaagaagtcacattgtagagagttcagctacaaagaaaccaccatttagagagttcagctgcaaacaaatcacccagtagaaagttcagctatgaacagatcaccctgttgagagttcagttagaaacaaggaatcctgtagagaaatcacctagaagtatcaccttgtagagttcagctacaaacaaatcacctgtagagagttcagctacaaacaaatcaccctgtagagagatcagctagaagaagttaccttgtagggatttcagctacaaacaaatcaccctgtagagagttcagctacaaagaaactattctgtaaagagctcagctgcaaacaaatcacttgtacagaattcagctacaaacaaatcgccctgtagagagatcagctagaagaaattaccttgtagatagttcagctacaaacaaatcaccctgtagaaagatcagttagaagaacttaccttggagaaagttcagctacaaagaaaccattttgtaaagagctcagctgcaaacaaatcacctgtacagaattcaactacgaacaaatcaccctgtagagatcagctataagaagttaccttgtagatagttcagctacaaacaaatctccctgtagagagatcagctagaagaaattaccttgtagagagttcagctacaaagaaaccaccatgtagagagttcagctgcaaagaaatcaccctgtagaaaattctgccagaaacaaattgccctgtagaaagatcagttagaagaagttaccttttagagagttcagctacaaagaaaccattctgtaaagagctcagctgcaaacaaatcacctatacaaaattcagctacaaacacatcacctgtagagagatcagctagaagaagttaccttgtagatcgttcagctacaaacaattcaccctgtagagagagcaattagaagaagtcaccttgtagagtgttcagttacaaagaaaccaccatggagatttctgtaatcaatatatgtgaccggatttgcgaaaaggggtcttccacacacatccaattccgtaaatgttggagaccataactcagtgttcaagtaacataattattaacctgaacatttcaccatgtattcagctatagtggtgctcaccactgcccaaatatcaaggcaatagctctttccaatctgaagttatcaattgtcaaagttggcaaattggaccccttttcgcaaatccggtcacatatgtattatacagtatatataatttgtacatttactgataaaatatttaaagtacatctacttcatcttttcttcttcctgtagtaaagaaaaaaacataggttaaaaaagtcccaaagctggccataggccggctttggggtatacaaatacaaaaagaaatgaaatctaatccaaaacagccaagctgtaaaaaaagtgtgcggccctcagaaaggctatggtgaaaaaagatgtgaaatccaaggtggcggccaagaaatggctgtgatggtaggttagtggtaaaaattttaataacgacaattcaggtgaatttttgtgaagcggcacaaaaattcacctgaattgtcattattaaaatttttaccactaacctaccatcacagccatttcttggccgccaccttggatttcacatcttttttcaccatagcctttctgagggccgcacactttttttacagcttggctgttttggattagattataatttACATGAAAGAAGATGCTATCATCTTTGAGATACTGGCATGTAGCAGTGGTCTTGTACAGAACTTCATTGGCAATAAACTGAGTACTATACCACTTGGGCATGCATCTCTCTTGGGTAGTGATTCTATTGTGACCAATGTCTATGTACTTTCCAACTCCTAGATGATGCTCACTGTTACTGACCTGATTCAACAACCTCACCTCACAATGCTCCTTTAACTGACTATCATACGGACCCTCCACGAGGAACAGACAGGCTGACAGGTGAGTATTGTTTTTGAAATGAACACACAAGCGCAACTTGTACCCCTTGTAATGAGTGTAGAATGAGTCACTGTACCAGTTAATATTATTTCTCTTTTTATTGGTATACTCCATCATCTTCACAAGTACTGGAACAGTTTGATCTGATGACTTCCCTACTTTGGAATTAATAAGTTTGCGCCAGGTTCCATCTGGATCAATTATCATTTGTTCAAAAGTATTTATTTTATTCTCAGTTTGCAGTTGAGATATAGTGTTATTATTAGAAGACTTTTTAGGACAGATTACAGGGAACTTGGGACAAAATTTGTCATGTTCACCCTCAATAAACTGCTGTTCTCCAACAAGGTGGCAATATTGACATTTTACTTCACGACGTGGACATTCATACTCAACATGATGAGTTAGATTTTGGGATGTATCCTGACACTTTGAACACACGCCTGTAATGAATGGATCAATTATATCCTTGAGACAGTCCTTACAGATGATATGACCACAACTACTTTCTTTTACAGTAGTCAGTCTATCAAAGGCACATCGGTCACAGATGTCAAAATCCATAGCCATTCCACATAAATTCGCAGCTGGGTACTTGAGTTTTTCTGTCACTGATTTTTTGCATTTATTAGCAATTTGAGCATCAAGATCAGAATGGCCCTCTTCAGTTGTTACAGCTGTTGTTACCACATTGTCAAGTTTATCAAAGCAGAATTGTGGAAGAAGGATTGAACCTAATCTGGAAATATAATACAACAAATGCTGAGCTAGTAACGAGCAATGATCATTCCTTATTTGTGAAACTTCAAGAAGAAGTCCGGCATTAAGGAATTTCAGCTGGTGTTTAGCCAGTTCAAAACCAGCTCTGCTATCACCACAGTTCTTTATCAATGATGCTTGTAAAGTTAGAGCATTGATATCAGGTAAATTATCAATATTCTCCTTCTGCTCTTCGTGAACTTCTCCTGTAAATGTGGTCTGAACAACAAAAAACACATTCTAAACAGTAAAAGCTGATGATCAAAGTTCACACACTAGTGTTTGCATGAATGAATTTTTTATACTAATGATATACGCACCATTCCCAATACTCACTAATCAACTGTAAATCCATAAGCTATCCAGCATATGTGTGTGGgagaacaaaattaatttaatgtttaaggttacgggatacccGCTACTTACCGAATATAACAATAACACGATGGAAAATATTTTTTACGTAATTTGTGCGCAAATCTATATTTAGAGACACCACGTTGGCACTGTTTCAGTTCGAGGGTTCTGAAGAAGTTGATATTGTACAAGTAATAGTAATAAATAAAGTGATAACAAATAGATATTCTACGTGAATTAGTATGATTACAAGATTATATACTATTATGAATTAGTTTGCAGTGGAATACCGGCACACAAAGCCAACTTTCTATCCCAATCTACGGCTACGCAACGAATCTACGCCGGCAACACGGGAGTCGACCAACAGTTAAGAAGAGATACCCTCAACCATGCCCATCCAGTTGTCTTCGTCGTCTATCCATTCCTTGGGCTCCCGTATTGGCTGGCAAGAAAGGGTCAGTTCAGGCAGAATGGCACAGAAGTAAAATCGCTTCAACTTCGGAATAACTTTGGAGCAGAACCCTTCGTCGTACTGGATCCTCTCACAGTGGCTGTCCTTGGCTCGAATGAAAATGTCACACCATTTCCTGCCCGTACAAAACATGGCGAACTGGATCTGGAAGTGATACTCGTGGCTGCGTTTCAGTGATAATGAGCCGTCGGCCTTCTCCAAACAGTTACAACGTTTGCAGTCTAACGCTTCTTGCAAGAGCAAATCCTTATAACTAAGGGATTTTTAAACTCAACCAAGCCTTCTGGTGGTGAGGCGGATGGATCCTTGACCCATGCGTCTGGTGTTGCAGCTAGCCATGAGTGAGTAGCTGATATGACTAAACCACAATTGCGGTTGATTGTAGCCCCAGCAGATCCACTTTGTTTCAGCCATTCCAAGTACTTGATAGAGCTGACTCTTTCCTGTGCTAAACCATACCGGGTGGCTGTGTTCCCCTTGAAGTTGCTGTAAAGCAGTCGCTGGACAAGTGGAGCAGAAGCAGTAGTTGATCTGCGTTGGTCAATATTCTTAACGTTTGAAGAGGTGATGCGTAGCCTCCTTTCAGCTTTCCAAATTGCCCTTGCAGTGTCATCATCTCCCTGTTGTGAGGTAAGCAGTTCAACTCTCTTCATGGCATTGGTGTCAATGAGTATCTTGCTTCTGTAGAATGCCAATGACAGTTCCTGCAATCGGGAGCATGGGAGGTGGCTGGGAACATCATCCACTTCAGTTTCACCATCATGTCTAGATGGTAAAGGATGGTATAAAAGGATTTGTGTAATATTTATGAAAAGTATAGAGAAAATGGATACTACAGGGTGGACATATTTTTGAAGGACAACTTCTATGCTATAAAGTGGGtggtgtgtacagtgtgtaagCTTCTACACAATTTACAGCATGTCAGTTGGCAAATTTCATTGTGATTCTAATGCTATTCTGTATAATttttagggctcaaacgaattttcgaataccatttctggtattcgaatattcgtttcaaaggaaatatataacatcagtGGTAGAGTACATGGAAATTCTTGATCCTACATAAGCAAATCTATGACATAAGTGATCGAATCATGTTGATTCTGAATTATATTAAAGAGACATCTTGTGTAACCGTAGGATTATTGCATATCAATGCTaaaaaagaatattcgaatattcggtagttgtgaataaagaatattcgaatagtaaaagccactatttgtttgagccctaaTAATTTTAGTCACTATGCAGCAGAACCTCTATttaatggacactttgggaccaactgaaattttactgctataagGAGGTTGTTCTCTGTCCTCTTGATAAATTAAACATACAGTGTCCTCTACAGGGAGTATCCTTTAAGAGTGATTCTGCTGTAATGCAACCAAAATTGCTTGCTGGTATGAAACTTAGGTAAAATGTGTGTTCCCTTTAACTGGTATGCATATTCTGCAATAACTAAACTTTTGTATTACCTGGAGTATGCTCTTCGTGAGCttatactgttatcaacagaTGCTGTACAGTATTTTGCCCGTTTCCTCCTTTCTTTAGACTCATCAGTAGCCTTCCGCTTCCTATCCTTCTCACAGCATTGTACAGCATTCTGTCCAGAAGCCACAGAGACATCAGGTGGAGCGCCAATAGCCTTCTCCCATGCCAGTGGTCCCCAAGATGGTCCCAAGTTACAGCATAGTCCAGCTCCAGCACAACGGCCTTGCCAGGAGCCGCTCTGGACTCTATTGATTTGCTTCCCACCGTCAAACTTCGACCTGATATGCATCCAGCTTTCTGCCAGGTTGGTCGTAAAATTACCTGTAGTGTGTGCATACTGAATATTAATTCTCACAACTCATTTTAGCTTACCAATTAGCTGTGGAGCCTTGCTCACCAGTCTACTAACAGCTAACTGGATATCGCATATCATTCCCATGTCAATGTTTTGCAGATCTTCTTCTGGGATGTCTCTCACTTCGTCCAGACACTCATCACTTGTGGCATATATCCAGTGCTGTGCCTGTTCAGTCATCAGATCATCAAGGTCATCTGGACATTCATCAGGTGGATGGAGGCCAGAAGATGATGCTGAAGCTGACAATGTGGTAGGAAGCAAATCAAGTTGTGGAGTATTAGTACTGCTGTCTGATGGTGCTGGGCTAGTGGATGTAGTGGGCATATTAATAGCTGGAGTAGGGGTTGATATTGTGGGCGTGTTAACAGCTACAATCGGGGGTGATACTGATGCAGCGGAAGTTGATGGTGAGTTGTAGGTGTTTGTGTTCTTATGCTTTTGTGCTGTTTTACAGAAATCTATGCTGCAGTTGGTGTGGCACCCAAAGCAGTGGAGAGGTCCATTAATGGGGTCTTGTTGCAGCTTGATAATGGCAGTTGTCCTGTCTGGCTCTTTGCTCCTCATCACGATTGCACAGCGAGCTGCTCTGGTGAGTCGTTTCCGCATTGCCTCCGTTAACTTTCCTCTACCTTTGTAACTAGGATTGTTGGAAACTAAATTCTCCAGTTGTGTGCGAAAGCACTTGACTGAGTGATTTGCACATTCCACTTTCTCAATGGCGAAACCCCAGGGAACTGCAGAAACCAGAGTTGACCAAACAGAGCTGTCACCATCACCTATGAACTTGCTGTACTTCACCCCATGTTGCTGTACACTTCTGAAAGCCTTCAGCAATGATGCTTGATTCCATGGCAGATGAAGAGCCATCCCAATTCTTGTAACAAGAATGTAGTGGAGGATCATCGGTATGACTACATATTGAGCAGTATTTGTTCCGGACACCCATGAACAATATCTTCTGTGTCTCTAATCCAATGATGACTCCCACCCCACTTTTCGCATTGTAAGAATGTTTATGGGCATGTTTACTCCACCCCCCATCTAAGATGACTGTGATGGCTGGGTCACCCAGACAAGTGCGATTCTTGGAAATTGCTATCTGCCGCTCTTCCTGGCCTGCCTGTCTCATGGAATCTTCAAGAAGAGTTGACCACCACTCTCCGATGCGTTTCTCAGCAGCAATAAAGGATCACTTTGTCATGGTTGGGACTCCAAGAGTTGCCATAGACTCCTGTAATGGGGCATGACCACCACCCGTTGACATCTGGCCCCATACTGCAGCTAAATTACTCTCCCAGTACTGACCACCGGTTGGTCCACTGACTCTAACAGATGTGGAGAAAGAGAACTCGGTATGGCAACCAGCACAACGGGTGGTAAGAATTGATGCTAGTCTTTGTCTGCGTTCTTCCCTTACAGATATTATGTGGTCCTGCGGAGACTTCTGTTCACAGGGTGAGCAAGTTGCTACATGGTGAGCTACAATCTGTAAATGTTCCTGTAGCTgttgtagtttaattattctaCTATCATTAACTGTCTCTGCTGTGCTGTTAACTGTTGTGTTATCTTCTTTTCTAGCAGATACTCTCCTCTTACGATATATGCCATGGGAAATGTGTCTGTCAAGTTTGTTCATTTTGTTAGCCGTTGTTCCTTTTGTTAGCCGTTGTTCCTTTTGTTAGCCGTTGTTCACACTACAACTGTAATTTagatttttcattttaaaaatgtacgtatgtataataataatattaccttcaaacacactacaagatgtagacaaACTTTCGCGTAACGAAAATTGCAACACCAACATGTGTAGAGGCAGCTGGCTGcgttattagtatagtatctatgcttAGATATACCATAGATACACCGCGAAACTCTTAAACGCATGCAGTGTTGCCATGCtgtgaataaagttcatagatttatgaactttttgtcttgtttgtgaacctgaaataatctatgaacttttggctggtttgtgaacctgaaataatctatgaacttttttatgaacctggagtaatctgaacttttggcaattttagGTGGTAACCTTTTTTTACTGACCCAgagatccacctatttataatgtgtaggCTAGTTTTCGGAAAGTGACtatggatttatgaactttttatgaacaaatttattttttcacatgaacatttggagcaaatcatctggcaacactgAACGCATGCATGTTATCAGTCCTAATTTACATTAAGGTGGCTTGTGTGCTCGCTAACCAAAATTCTAGACATTTGCCACTCTCTGCTTAGTAAAGTAGACACCAACGGGTTAACAGATAAATTTAGCAGTGCAATACGGAGAGTTTTGTTTCGAAAAGGATACATGGACCCGATTGCGGGGCAAAATTTTCGACAATTGTCGATTGAAAACATCGTAGTGATCATGAATTTTGCCGTCAGTTTGCATTCCTTGACGCGACTACTTCCTTACTTTCTGGAGACCTAAATACTATGAAATACAATGATATTATGTAAAAAGTACGTTTAAAATAAGTGCATAAGATACAGCATTTGGCGCGCTGATTGTCGCACTTTCAAGGTTAATAGTGCAGTGTCTTCTAGAGTATCCTCCGTCACCGTCGTTCCTGTAAAAGACAATTATATATGTGATATGTTGACACTATAATTTATATTCAACATGCGTAAATGGATGATTTTTTGGCTTCAaccgtagtagtagtagtatccggtatcccgtaaccttaaaagTTGAATTTCACATGCAAATGCTAACATTCTATCTTGACATTTGTTTTACTGATAAACAAGATAGTGGTaaactgtatgtacatgtgctgGATCCTCATTCCAAACCACCATTATTACTAAAGTTATAAATAGACTAAAGTATTattaggccaggccaagttgattgacagtttatcgtccaggatatttgaaaaagtcatgcgggcgggaggtcatttttcatatttcataatctttttaacatggaaaaacatttaaaaagtagcttCACACAGTTGCTAGCTACTTTAAAAATGATTGCAGAGCTTATTTGATTACGTCACTGTTAATACTTAGCTATTCATTTATGCAATCTCTCTTTAGAAATCCATTTATTGAAGGCACTAACGAGTCCGGGCTGGGAATAATCGTCACGTTTGTTGCCACACCATGTTTTAATATACAAAAGCGAGTTCAGAAGCGTAAGTAATGATTATCACctgagaaataatgaattatgaaattattgctctattcctaaaaacccatgcgggcggtgacgataaactgtgaattaatttGGCCTGGCCTTATGTGTACAGTATGgtacttatcatacagtatgatagcactgtatagtagggaccacaaaggagtaggcgtggcccacaaaataacatcacccaaaaaccagccgcaattttcccagacgatgatgaggcagtattggttagataaaactaagcccaaacaagctttcaaattgacccaaaatgctttcagcaagttgctacagaatttaattttttttattcaacggaatgtTTTACTGACTGAGTGACTGAGTGATACTGTaccctgactgatgccttcagacaagcataacttgataacggttaaggctacaggcttgattatttcactgtttgacattgcttcggcccgagaggtgccttttggcataccgcagtacatccAATGCATTCCTCATGGACTtcccagtgtcctcctttgtgtcccattcacctttgctgacagcaaaaggtgtagATTTgacggtagcacatgatggcttcccttcgtaatggaaattgtccgtatttttcatagtggttattttgtttgcagaggtgcttttcaaacagttcttgatttgtactgctgcgtaacgggttgaacatagccgacagcgaaacgtaatggatacttcacttttcagacgataattaatataattggggtgcgcagcactatttctttttttcggtatgcgtggattgcagaggtgcttttcaaacagttcttgattcgaaatgctgtgcaatgggttgaacatagctgacaacaaagcataatggaaacttcacttttcagatgataattgataagTGCCTAcctgccttcctgcctgcctgctgtaagacctggTAGCGCTAGGTGTATGGCTCCAGAATTTCTGACAGTCAAGATATTGACGGAAAATTAATGAATCTATTGTTTCTGATTATGTTTGGTCCACTGTGCCATGCTGTtcgctttcatcattcattgttCTTCCCAAAGTGATGACTGATAGTTGCAGCATGCATCACTGTCTTATCATGTGATTGTGAACACTAAGATGAGAGTGAAATGGTGTAGTAGTCAAGGAGTCATTATCTCTAGCATTTATGTGGGAGGCAATGAGCTCTATTCTAGTTTCGTGAAAAGATGTGATCGCGTAATATAAGCTGGCTAGCTAGGCATTAAAAGTAATCAAACTAGTTATTAAAAACAAAGTTTAAAATGAAGTAACAatcaatacaatacacatgctacaaaagtaaggaaacaataagTCAAACAAGGTTAGCTAGatggctacttgctaaaatgagatggcacattttaatgcctacttttggttAATTTGATATAGTTAGTCTAATTTCAACatgttagccaaaagtaggcattaa
This genomic interval from Dysidea avara chromosome 15, odDysAvar1.4, whole genome shotgun sequence contains the following:
- the LOC136245372 gene encoding uncharacterized protein isoform X3, which codes for MQPKLLADSSVAFRFLSFSQHCTAFCPEATETSGGAPIAFSHASGPQDGPKLQHSPAPAQRPCQEPLWTLLICFPPSNFDLICIQLSASLPISCGALLTSLLTANWISHIIPMSMFCRSSSGMSLTSSRHSSLVAYIQCCACSVIRSSRSSGHSSGGWRPEDDAEADNVVGSKSSCGVLVLLSDGAGLVDVVGILIAGVGVDIVGVLTATIGGDTDAAEVDEIYAAVGVAPKAVERSINGVLLQLDNGSCPVWLFAPHHDCTASCSGLLETKFSSCVRKHLTE
- the LOC136245372 gene encoding uncharacterized protein isoform X1, with the protein product MCVPFNWYAYSAITKLLYYLEYALRELILLSTDAVQYFARFLLSLDSSVAFRFLSFSQHCTAFCPEATETSGGAPIAFSHASGPQDGPKLQHSPAPAQRPCQEPLWTLLICFPPSNFDLICIQLSASLPISCGALLTSLLTANWISHIIPMSMFCRSSSGMSLTSSRHSSLVAYIQCCACSVIRSSRSSGHSSGGWRPEDDAEADNVVGSKSSCGVLVLLSDGAGLVDVVGILIAGVGVDIVGVLTATIGGDTDAAEVDEIYAAVGVAPKAVERSINGVLLQLDNGSCPVWLFAPHHDCTASCSGLLETKFSSCVRKHLTE
- the LOC136245372 gene encoding uncharacterized protein isoform X2; translation: MCVPFNWYAYSAITKLLYYLEYALRELILLSTDAVQYFARFLLSLDSSVAFRFLSFSQHCTAFCPEATETSGGAPIAFSHASGPQDGPKLQHSPAPAQRPCQEPLWTLLICFPPSNFDLICIQLSARSSSGMSLTSSRHSSLVAYIQCCACSVIRSSRSSGHSSGGWRPEDDAEADNVVGSKSSCGVLVLLSDGAGLVDVVGILIAGVGVDIVGVLTATIGGDTDAAEVDEIYAAVGVAPKAVERSINGVLLQLDNGSCPVWLFAPHHDCTASCSGLLETKFSSCVRKHLTE